From the genome of Athalia rosae chromosome 3, iyAthRosa1.1, whole genome shotgun sequence:
TAACGTTAATGTTTTTCGGCGATTCTTTCGACAGCGTTGAGAATTCGCGTCATAATCACACGATTCTCTTCATCCCGTCGTTTCGTGTAATCCAAGAATTCGGTGAGACGTCTCTCAAGGGCGCATTCGTGACCTTTGTGAGGTTCATCGTGTCTTCTGAACTTGTTCGGACGCCTGTGAATATCGTCATCTTCGTCGTTCAACGAATGATTGCCGTTTTTCTTAGCGAGCGCTAAAGCGTCGCGTAAAAATTGATGAGGAGAGTCGTCACGTTCCTTAGAAAAATCTTTAACACGTAACGCCGGTATGGCGGATGGGATCTTCACCGTTTTAATCGAAAGTTCGGTTGCCGGTGGTAATCGCGAGACCAGAACTTCGCTCGCATCGCGTCGTCTCAACTCCTGGGCGATTCGCGATGATTTACTGGAAggacgataaaatataatatattattcgatGAATTTGGAATTCTAACGACGATTCGGACGATGAAAGGGGGATTCCCTTTCTCGCTCACCTGGATGGCCTGAGTCGACGAAGCGGATCTCTCGGTGGTACCCTTTCAATTtctattgaaaaatcttcattcAGATTTCTTATGCGTCGAAGTGCCGCGACCGACGGTGATTCCTCGGCGTCGGAATCCGCTCGTTGTCCCTCCTCGGGCGAGGCCGGCTCCTCCTCTCCGGTTACGGAGAGACATAGAAATTCGTGAGGATTCACGTCGTCTTCGTCAACCCTTTGACCGTATCCGAGTACTTCGTCTATAGCGCCGTAAAACGGCCACGATACGTCGTCCGATTTATTCTTGTCTCCGTGCACCGGGTTCTTCAGTTCCTTAAACAAAATTCACTCTAGTCACCTGGGcaccgaaaattattattactatttacGTATAATAGCCGGTTGAATTTTAACGATCGTCTTCGAATACTATAATCTAATTGCCTTCTGTCACgagattatcaattttcgaaacttcAATTCCACTCGCCTAACCAGTTCGACGTGACTCGAAAATTATACCTTTTCGGTTATCAAACGCCCTTTTGCTTACGATTAGCTCACAGATTGAAATCGCGTTTTATGGGTATATAGTAAAGTAATCAATGGAATGAgtttgtttgaaattgaaaattatagatTTTCGGGGGacgtgggggagggggaactTAAAACAAGCCTCACTTTGTATTGCTGCAATAAATTCGACCATTTCTTTTTGAGAACACGGTAGTGAACGTCAGCCATGATGGTTGGAAATTCTTGTCTCATTTGCTGAAGGATGTGCCTGTAAATAAAAGGGTTTCAATTAATTcgtttaatattattttcacacgAGAATGGCGAGTATTAAAGACATAATcggggaaaaatttctttggaTTATAACTGATTTCTTTTGCAAAAGTATCTTCAATTTGCGAtgatcaatattttatttatctttgaaaaatcgccCCACGAATTGCAAGATGGTTTTTATATTTGTGCCGCTTTTGATTTATCGGGAAATATTCTCACTTTCGTCTCATCTTTGTCCGACAGTTCTAATGACGTTTAAGAATGACGACGCGTCTCCATCGTTTTCCACCGATACGTGATGTGGAGAGTCCTCGTCAATTATCTCTTCTTTTGGTTCGATTCTTACACTCATTTTAATTATGTGATGGACACAAGTGTTGGCAAACATTTGTCAGCTGCGAATGTGATACCAATAACCGCGCATGCGACGTGTTCGAAGCAACTCAAAGTTGCGCAGTTTAAAAACGCGCACGGAAATGCtccataaaattattttttctggcACAGCTGCCTTCGAAAAGTAAGGAAGCTGCCTTACGgtcatttttataataaaaaccCATCGCGAATTCGATCCACATAGTTGAGATTGAAATTTGTTCATTATGATGCTATCGCCTTCTCACATTTAACTCGATGATTTTCCCTATCGAATGTGGACAGttcatttttgattatttctgtTTCCTTCAATTCGCCAATTCTGACGAATCTATAGATTTGTTTGTATAACACGTTTGGTGTTAAAATCCGGGGACTGATTGACCGTTTCTCCAAGCACTGCTTCTTTTCCATATATTTAGAATTTACGAGTTTCCACTGGGGCGGAAGGAAGACTCCCGTTCATATTATACGTCTCTTCACACCAGTCGAGAAACGTCGCGCAAACCCTTCAGATTCACACCgatcaaattaattttgttccgttatcaattcctttttttactctcaatgCGAAAAAACGCGAATCGAGGATATGAACtctatttcataatttttctacgGGTTcctaatataattatatctacACAAACCGCAAGGGGGCGAACCACCCAGGTACCgcaaagatatttttttctcttttcccttccCCCAATTACTTTCATATCTCTCTTTCCGGTTTCCCCTTCTTTCTTTATACTCTTCATTCAAACGTTGCATGTATTCTCATTCCAATACCACGGAAATGCGAGAATATAATAATCGCGTGTGCGCTGTGTAACTGTATGTATAGTAAATTATTACGTGGCGTGCAGAGGAGGTAGTGCGTTGAACAGTAGTAAGGATAAGTACGTAACAAGTACATACGAATCGTATTATTCCTCCTCGGTAATAACACACCACATAATACCGATGATTCAAACGTATCACACTCCAGGGTGGTCCAAATCTGACGATTCGCTACCATCTTTCCCATGTGATCCGAagttgttctttttgtttctgttaCTCATTCACTGCGCGTGCAAGAAACGGAATCGTACAACATGTGTTCCACTGCAATCTTTTAATAACTGAACGTCAATTAGCCGCAGAGACGCACGTATGAATTGTCATTGAATCATCGTTGAAATCGCTCGTGTTGTAGCCGTTTGCCAATAATCTTCGCGTGCGCGTACAATGTCGAGCAAGGGGAACCAGAAGGgagtaacaaaaaaagaagtgagaTGTGCTCAAAGAAGCGATCCTATAAAATCAGAATAATGACTCCAGGCTTGCAGCAACATTGCCGTTAATCTTTGACCTAAAATTACCGCAGTAGGGCCGCTTCGATGGCCACGAGATGATTTATACATAATGTCTGCTTGCAGCGGAAATTCCGAGAaacaaattctttttcaaacagTTCGGAAGTAGCGAGATGCGAAGCGAAGAGTTTGGTTcacgtatactatatgtatacagtatgAGATGTACGAACTAAGAAGAGAgggatctctctctctctctctctctctctctctcctaatGGTTTCGCTAAATTCGAAACGCCTCCTCCGCAAGCTCTGTCGCgcatctaattgtaagtttacGTTATACATCaattgtatatacacatagatGCATACATAACGTTTCTGACAAAGCGTTTCCTCGTATGATTATAAAACAAAGATCAACAGAGTCGATCCGATAACTTTAGTCTTTAATAGTCGCATTCGTGGAGTGTTACGCGATCCGGAAAAATTCCACAGGGTGCCCTGTGTATAGCTaccattgtttttttgttttttttttttttgttttttgcttttttttttccatgtacTAGATTTTTCTCATGGCTTCGCGTTGCGTGTGCCATTAAAgcaagagatgaaaaaaaaaaaaaaacatgaataaaacaaagtaGAATGAATTCCTGAGCGCAGCGTGAATCAAGTTCGTTTTAATTCTCTGTGCACACATAATGTGacgtatattgtacatagTAAATGCGTACTAAGCTACTACATACTCTGGGAGGAAAGCTGGAAACAGTTTCTCGGTTACATAGGTAGATATAAAGCAGTCGAGTCGTATATAAAACGTGAAATGAAACGTCGTTTAGGTTGACGTCATCGAAACCAATCGACCTTGCCGGAGACGACTGTGAGTCTGATCGTCTATATAATCTTGCAATAAAAATctaccgtatacatacgtatagatatattatgcatattgttattatgatATTATCCAAGTCAAAGATCTATTATTCGATTTGACACATATATCGGTATTTATGTAACATGTAAGGTgtatcgtatacatgtatatacgtgcacgTGAAACGTTGGGGGATTAAAATTGTCAATCAAAATGAAGATCAATGAGACGGCGACGCATGCGCCGGAAATACTTATGAGATTTGCGCATCCGCattaatagaaaatgaaatgggAATTGCTTGTCTGGTTGTTTGCTCGTTGTCCGTTTTAATGCGCGCTCTGCTGCAGCCATTTTGTGACCCCCCTCAATTCTTTgctatacgtacaataaaCGATTAAGATTGCACGTAGCCCACATATCATATGCCcgaaagagaggagagttATGCATTTATTTTCTGTCCAATATAACTCGGCCTCTCGAGCGTGACGCAGACTACAAGGTCGCGTTACTAGACTTCCACGATTTATTCCATTTCCGGCGCCCGATCCCCATCTATGTTCACCGAAATCTTTCAAGCAGCTATGCAACGTTCTtagtaaaataaaacatcGGCTTCGATTAGCACGCGCGTATACGACGATAACGACCGAAGAGCGAAATGAACATCGTTATCTGGTCCGCTGTACTTTTTGATCCTTGAAAAGGACCTTTTTATTCTAATAACGTACACCGCTCGAGGAAtatggcgagaaaaaaatgaaacgaaatcgatgaaatcggCGCAAACGATGCTCACGACAAATAATCCCCCGGCAATCAGTGCCAAGAACGCGAGATTTCATAGCAGAAATAcagttgtatatatgtatatatttatataatgcGTACGTGtacctgtgtacgtacatcgggTATTGGTTGTACATAGAGATAATCATCGATGTGCTATGCACTTGCCCGCGGCCTTCTAGTTTCTCTCCACCATCCCTCCGCCCCTCAACTtcgtctcctcctcctcctccttctcctcatCATTTAATGTCCCACTCCAACCTTAGAAACGTCATTCTCATCTTAACGCGACGCTATAGGTAAACTATACCGCAAACTGCACACACGCCAAAGAGAATTCGGTCTCGAACGTCGTTCGTGTCTCTAGTCGATAAGTTCGAATCTATACggagaaataatttatcccaaaaattcaacattcgCTTatctcatcatcatcatcggataccgttatcctttttttttttttctcatttctggTTTTTTAACATGCAGTATAATGCGCCTGTCTCGCGCATATCAGttgtttatacatatgtataataacgtatcgggtatacatattattgtatatcgttattatttatacaggaTCTTCTACTCCGAACGGTGTTTTATATAAGACACTTGATAATAATGtggataattatttgaaaaaataaaatgaaaaaacagatACAAAAAATCGACTAGGAGGCTACAGATGTGTCGAGTTTCTTACAGTGTCAAGTGTTGATGATCACGTATATGTACctcgtttaaaaaaaagtatatattggttttcttttttcctatctGTGGTATGACAAACCATAAATGTTACGATAGTGTGTTTTTCGTTGGTTTGTGGTATTCGTccatttgatttgatttgataaATATCAAATATCGCGATTATGTAAAATGATTATGGTTACGGGTGGTGGAAATAATTGTGGTGGTTGCGTTCAGCGGTGAATTTGTTTAGTTTACTTTAGCTATATTATGCTGCGTAAGTAGAACACAATTCAGAGGATCGGGATCAAGCGCAAAGTGCAACACAAACGAGTGGTGAGATATTATCGTTTTATAacaaacatatgtatatcgtgtgatttaaaaattataattataaattacgtTATACTCACTCCCATCCAGCTTGCGCCGAATATTTTCGTCCGGTAAacaaatttccattttctttcctcagCTGAATAAATCGTGACGTTAAGTTCTCCGTCCCTAATTaattgagaaataataattgttattattattattatgataattattacaattatcatcgtcgtcgtcgttattactATGATAATTGTTATCACACATGAAAtttatacggtatatacatatatcgtagAGTGAACATTTCATTACACTTATATATTACAacatggaaaaataataacaacaaaaacgaTTTTCGTACGACACAACACGTGCGGGTTTAATAtgtagatacatatgtatatatataaattatacgagcagctatatatgtatgcgtagtatatatgtatacatagtagacggtatatatatatatatgtatatatatatatatacatatgtacgatatatatatatatacgtgcttGTATTTGGGTATTTAAGAGCGTGAGACTCACAACGAAATTTGGTCTGATGATAAACGTGAGTCATGTCTCGGGTCCGAAATGGCAAAACTGATCATGTTCGGATTCTAATGCGTACTAAAATGTAGACCTCGTTTCAGTCTTGACTTGGGGAAATAAGTGGGGGATGTGTAAGCGCGTTGCaggcgaacgacgacgacggacgggacttgctgccgctgctactgctgctgctgctgctgctggttcTCTAGTTGCGtgatgatggtggtggtggtggtgcgtTACTTGCTGTTGGAAGCGATGCTGAAGTGTTGAGGAAGGGAGGAGGACGTGGAATTCATTGGTAGAGAGAACTGCTTGGGTGATATCCAACGAAAACAAACTGTATCGCCATCTCTCAATCGTTTCTCAAACCCCTCGAATCGTCCGGATGCACACAACGTTGAAATACTCGCTGTTTCACAGCCCCCGCCA
Proteins encoded in this window:
- the LOC105683395 gene encoding uncharacterized protein LOC105683395 isoform X1, producing MTHVYHQTKFRWTENLTSRFIQLRKENGNLFTGRKYSAQAGWEHILQQMRQEFPTIMADVHYRVLKKKWSNLLQQYKELKNPVHGDKNKSDDVSWPFYGAIDEVLGYGQRVDEDDVNPHEFLCLSVTGEEEPASPEEGQRADSDAEESPSVAALRRIRNLNEDFSIEIERVPPRDPLRRLRPSSKSSRIAQELRRRDASEVLVSRLPPATELSIKTVKIPSAIPALRVKDFSKERDDSPHQFLRDALALAKKNGNHSLNDEDDDIHRRPNKFRRHDEPHKGHECALERRLTEFLDYTKRRDEENRVIMTRILNAVERIAEKH
- the LOC105683395 gene encoding uncharacterized protein LOC105683395 isoform X7 yields the protein MRRKHILQQMRQEFPTIMADVHYRVLKKKWSNLLQQYKELKNPVHGDKNKSDDVSWPFYGAIDEVLGYGQRVDEDDVNPHEFLCLSVTGEEEPASPEEGQRADSDAEESPSVAALRRIRNLNEDFSIEIERVPPRDPLRRLRPSSKSSRIAQELRRRDASEVLVSRLPPATELSIKTVKIPSAIPALRVKDFSKERDDSPHQFLRDALALAKKNGNHSLNDEDDDIHRRPNKFRRHDEPHKGHECALERRLTEFLDYTKRRDEENRVIMTRILNAVERIAEKH
- the LOC105683395 gene encoding uncharacterized protein LOC105683395 isoform X5 encodes the protein MIISMYNQYPMHILQQMRQEFPTIMADVHYRVLKKKWSNLLQQYKELKNPVHGDKNKSDDVSWPFYGAIDEVLGYGQRVDEDDVNPHEFLCLSVTGEEEPASPEEGQRADSDAEESPSVAALRRIRNLNEDFSIEIERVPPRDPLRRLRPSSKSSRIAQELRRRDASEVLVSRLPPATELSIKTVKIPSAIPALRVKDFSKERDDSPHQFLRDALALAKKNGNHSLNDEDDDIHRRPNKFRRHDEPHKGHECALERRLTEFLDYTKRRDEENRVIMTRILNAVERIAEKH
- the LOC105683395 gene encoding uncharacterized protein LOC105683395 isoform X8 produces the protein MRRKHILQQMRQEFPTIMADVHYRVLKKKWSNLLQQYKNPVHGDKNKSDDVSWPFYGAIDEVLGYGQRVDEDDVNPHEFLCLSVTGEEEPASPEEGQRADSDAEESPSVAALRRIRNLNEDFSIEIERVPPRDPLRRLRPSSKSSRIAQELRRRDASEVLVSRLPPATELSIKTVKIPSAIPALRVKDFSKERDDSPHQFLRDALALAKKNGNHSLNDEDDDIHRRPNKFRRHDEPHKGHECALERRLTEFLDYTKRRDEENRVIMTRILNAVERIAEKH
- the LOC105683395 gene encoding uncharacterized protein LOC105683395 isoform X6, which encodes MIISMYNQYPMHILQQMRQEFPTIMADVHYRVLKKKWSNLLQQYKNPVHGDKNKSDDVSWPFYGAIDEVLGYGQRVDEDDVNPHEFLCLSVTGEEEPASPEEGQRADSDAEESPSVAALRRIRNLNEDFSIEIERVPPRDPLRRLRPSSKSSRIAQELRRRDASEVLVSRLPPATELSIKTVKIPSAIPALRVKDFSKERDDSPHQFLRDALALAKKNGNHSLNDEDDDIHRRPNKFRRHDEPHKGHECALERRLTEFLDYTKRRDEENRVIMTRILNAVERIAEKH
- the LOC105683395 gene encoding uncharacterized protein LOC105683395 isoform X2; translation: MTHVYHQTKFRWTENLTSRFIQLRKENGNLFTGRKYSAQAGWEHILQQMRQEFPTIMADVHYRVLKKKWSNLLQQYKNPVHGDKNKSDDVSWPFYGAIDEVLGYGQRVDEDDVNPHEFLCLSVTGEEEPASPEEGQRADSDAEESPSVAALRRIRNLNEDFSIEIERVPPRDPLRRLRPSSKSSRIAQELRRRDASEVLVSRLPPATELSIKTVKIPSAIPALRVKDFSKERDDSPHQFLRDALALAKKNGNHSLNDEDDDIHRRPNKFRRHDEPHKGHECALERRLTEFLDYTKRRDEENRVIMTRILNAVERIAEKH
- the LOC105683395 gene encoding uncharacterized protein LOC105683395 isoform X3, translating into MIISMYNQYPMYVHRHILQQMRQEFPTIMADVHYRVLKKKWSNLLQQYKELKNPVHGDKNKSDDVSWPFYGAIDEVLGYGQRVDEDDVNPHEFLCLSVTGEEEPASPEEGQRADSDAEESPSVAALRRIRNLNEDFSIEIERVPPRDPLRRLRPSSKSSRIAQELRRRDASEVLVSRLPPATELSIKTVKIPSAIPALRVKDFSKERDDSPHQFLRDALALAKKNGNHSLNDEDDDIHRRPNKFRRHDEPHKGHECALERRLTEFLDYTKRRDEENRVIMTRILNAVERIAEKH
- the LOC105683395 gene encoding uncharacterized protein LOC105683395 isoform X4, which codes for MIISMYNQYPMYVHRHILQQMRQEFPTIMADVHYRVLKKKWSNLLQQYKNPVHGDKNKSDDVSWPFYGAIDEVLGYGQRVDEDDVNPHEFLCLSVTGEEEPASPEEGQRADSDAEESPSVAALRRIRNLNEDFSIEIERVPPRDPLRRLRPSSKSSRIAQELRRRDASEVLVSRLPPATELSIKTVKIPSAIPALRVKDFSKERDDSPHQFLRDALALAKKNGNHSLNDEDDDIHRRPNKFRRHDEPHKGHECALERRLTEFLDYTKRRDEENRVIMTRILNAVERIAEKH